cagctccaGACTCCCCTGCCCGGCAGCGCCTACAGCTACAGAGAGGCTCCCTCAGCGGCGGCACCTGCTGCGGGCGGCGCGGAGCTCGGCGACATCTGCGAGAACGAGAACTCCATCGACATCAGCGCCTACATCGACCCCGCCGCCTTCAACGACGAGTTCCTGGCCGACCTCTTccagcacagcaagcagcaggagaaagccAAGGCCATCCTGGCCGGGGATTTCGACTTCCACAGCATGCATGGGGCCGGCGCCGCCGCCTCGGCGCCggggcaccagcagcagcaccaccagcagccgCTCTTCGGCTGCATGGCCGGCTACATGGACGGCAAGCTCGACCCGCTCTACGAGCGCATCGCCGCGCCGGGCTTGCGGCCGCTGGTGATCAAGCAGGAGCCccgcgaggaggaggaggtcaaGTCGGCGGCCCTGTCGGCCCTCTACCCCCACCACGCCGCGCAGCAGCACCCCTCCCACCTGCAGTACCAGATCGCCCACTGCGCCCAGACCACCATGCACCTCCAGCCCGGGCACCCCACGCCGCCCCCAACGCCCGTGCCCAGCCCGCATCACCCGCACCACCCGCATCCCCCGGGCGGCCT
This genomic stretch from Cygnus olor isolate bCygOlo1 chromosome 12, bCygOlo1.pri.v2, whole genome shotgun sequence harbors:
- the CEBPA gene encoding CCAAT/enhancer-binding protein alpha; this translates as MEQANFYEVDSRPPMSSGQHHQLQTPLPGSAYSYREAPSAAAPAAGGAELGDICENENSIDISAYIDPAAFNDEFLADLFQHSKQQEKAKAILAGDFDFHSMHGAGAAASAPGHQQQHHQQPLFGCMAGYMDGKLDPLYERIAAPGLRPLVIKQEPREEEEVKSAALSALYPHHAAQQHPSHLQYQIAHCAQTTMHLQPGHPTPPPTPVPSPHHPHHPHPPGGLPAAGALKMMPADHRSKSKKTVDKNSNEYRVRRERNNIAVRKSRDKAKQRNVETQQKVLELTTDNERLRKRVEQLTRELETLRGIFRQLPESSLVKAMGSCA